In Acropora muricata isolate sample 2 chromosome 11, ASM3666990v1, whole genome shotgun sequence, one DNA window encodes the following:
- the LOC136890295 gene encoding uncharacterized protein: MERRLKSVEHSFLAVMEQFLQTVELMDSTVLIPMKLIDLPVKEIMPPAKGDSTRDALLQNNMNMRAFYFMVKAMRIKLSLGYGANEDSSVPLEREIQDSCLRLNQLALVARYIKASALSFGLSNELPSFQEFQNRIQFHSEKCLLGALKKFADEVESLEKSVLFPCLLKDHSVSEQMPAFNEDVKTLSDVFSLLKKLRAELLSGSPNFELPDSKLQQKLSELSETFVEYTVMARNLTARYEEEVRCF; this comes from the coding sequence ATGGAGAGACGGTTGAAGTCGGTCGAGCATTCCTTCCTCGCTGTCATGGAACAGTTTTTGCAAACGGTTGAGCTAATGGACAGCACAGTCTTGATCCCGATGAAGCTGATCGACTTGCCTGTGAAAGAGATTATGCCGCCAGCGAAAGGAGACTCTACCCGCGATGCCCTCTTACAAAACAACATGAAtatgagagcattttatttcatgGTCAAAGCGATGCGAATCAAATTGTCCCTCGGTTACGGCGCCAACGAAGACAGTTCTGTTCCGTTGGAGAGAGAGATTCAAGACTCTTGCCTTCGTTTGAACCAGCTTGCCCTAGTCGCCAGATACATCAAAGCTTCGGCACTTAGTTTTGGCCTGTCAAACGAACTTCCATCATTTCAAGAATTTCAAAACAGAATCCAGTTTCACTCTGAAAAATGCCTCCTCGGAGCGCTGAAGAAATTCGCCGATGAAGTGGAATCGTTGGAGAAATCAGTCCTGTTCCCTTGTCTTCTTAAGGATCATTCCGTGAGCGAGCAAATGCCTGCTTTTAACGAAGATGTGAAAACTCTTTCCGATGTTTTCAGTTTACTCAAGAAACTGAGAGCGGAACTGTTGTCGGGTTCGCCAAATTTTGAGCTGCCAGATTCCAAATTGCAGCAGAAATTGTCCGAGCTATCTGAGACATTTGTTGAGTATACAGTTATGGCCAGAAATTTAACAGCTCGCTATGAAGAAGAGGTGAGATGTTTTTGA
- the LOC136890344 gene encoding pre-mRNA-splicing factor CWC22 homolog encodes MAAVEGSRIRSIVQTVQHSNSPNAGPAKSRSRSRSPQDRQKQRKEDKENRRRDYGDDYRRHHRRKRRSNSYDDDRSRRKDRHIRHERDRKHRNSDEHDEREGVRRRRERDYKSDRRRRDTPSDDEREQERRMHSHVEERNQNYYASESEVKVTEKNDEKSEESSAPVKKKVDPNNPLLTKTGGAYIPPARLKMMQESIEDKSSEAYQRLSWEALKKSINGLVNKVNTSNIGNIVRELFQENIVRGRGVLCQSIIRAQAASPTFTHVYAALVAILNTKFPKNGELLLRRLILQFRRAYRRNDKTVCLSSTRFVAHLVNQQVAHELLALEILTLLLHKPTDDSVEVAIGFLKEVGLKLTEVSSRGVHAVFERLRNILHSAEIDKRVQYMIEVMFAIRKDGFKDHPAVLPELDLVEEEDQITHLLRLEEQAKAEEILNIFKFDPDFLENENKYKEIKQDILGESDSSESSGDDDEDDDDDENGDDEENKDEQKMEIIDHTETNLIALRRTIYLTIQSSLDFEECAHKLLKMQLKDEQLPEFCTMVIDCCAQQRSYEKFFGLLAQRFCQLNKIYMEEYIRAFTEQYETIHRLETNKLRNVAKFFAHLLYTDAIPWTVLDCIKLNEDDTTSSSRVFIKILFQELAEFLGLPKLNERLKDPFLSEYFEGIFPRDNPRNTRFSINFFTSIGLGGVTDELRVHLKNAPKAIMAQQRPRASDSDSDSSDESSSEESSSSDESSDSSEESSEDDRKERHRKKQAHKKRDTRKHKKKR; translated from the exons ATGGCTGCAGTAGAAGGTTCAAGAATACGAAGCATAGTCCAG ACTGTGCAACATTCGAATTCACCGAACGCTGGTCCTGCAAAGTCAAGGTCGCGTTCGAGATCGCCTCAAGACCGACA aaaacaaagaaaagaagataAAGAGAATAGAAGAAGAGATTATGGTGATGACTACAGGAGACATCACAGGAGAAAACGACGCAGCAATAGTTATGATGATGATAGATCTCGAAGAAAAGATCGTCACATTAGACATGAGCGAGACAGGAAGCATAGAAATAGCGATGAACATGATGAGAGGGAAGGTgttagaagaagaagagaaagagatTACAAATCAGATAGAAGGCGACGTGATACCCCCTCTGATGATGAGAGAGAACAAGAGAGGAGAATGCATAGCCATGTTGAAGAACGAAATCAAAATTATTATGCTTCCGAGAGTGAGGTAAAAGTGACAGAAAAGAATGATGAGAAAAGCGAGGAAAGTTCAGCGCCTGTGAAGAAGAAGGTGGATCCTAACAACCCTCTCCTTACAAAAACAG gaGGTGCATATATTCCTCCTGCAAGACTGAAAATGATGCAAGAGAGTATTGAAGACAAGAGCAG TGAAGCTTATCAGCGACTTAGTTGGGAAGCACTAAAGAAAAGCATCAATGGCCTTGTCAATAAG GTTAACACATCCAACATTGGTAATATCGTCAGAGAACTTTTTCAAGAGAACATTGTTCGAGGAAG AGGTGTGCTTTGCCAGTCGATCATCCGTGCGCAGGCTGCTTCTCCAACATTCACTCACGTCTATGCTGCACTTGTGGCCATTCTCAATACAAAG TTTCCAAAGAATGGAGAACTTCTTCTGCGTCGGCTAATATTGCAATTTCGACGAGCGTACAGGAGGAATGATAAG ACAGTGTGTTTGTCTTCCACAAGATTTGTTGCACATTTGGTCAACCAACAAGTG GCTCATGAGCTTCTAGCGCTGGAAATTCTGACACTGCTTCTTCACAAACCCACAGATGACAGTGTGGAGGTTGCT ATTGGGTTTTTGAAGGAAGTTGGATTAAAGCTGACTGAAGTTTCATCTCGTGGAGTTCATG CTGTGTTTGAACGACTTCGGAACATTCTCCACAGTGCAGAAATTGACAAACGAGTACAGTACATGATTGAAGTGATGTTTGCGATCAGAAAAGATGGGTTTAAG GATCACCCAGCTGTCTTGCCAGAGTTGGACCTTGTGGAGGAGGAAGATCAAATAACACATTTACTGCGACTAGAAGAGCAAGCCAAAGCTGAGGAAATTTTAA atATCTTCAAGTTTGATCCAGATTTTTTAGAGaatgaaaataaatacaaagaaattaaGCAAG ATATTCTTGGCGAAAGCGATTCGAGTGAGTCGTCAGGAGACGATGACgaagatgatgacgatgacgaaaACGGTGatgatgaagaaaacaaag atGAACAGAAAATGGAAATCATCGATCACACCGAAACGAATCTTATCGCCTTACGAAGAACTATTTACCTTACCATTCAGTCCAG CCTGGACTTTGAGGAGTGTGCTCACAAACTTCTGAAAATGCAGCTCAAAGACGAGCAACTG CCCGAGTTTTGTACCATGGTAATAGACTGCTGTGCTCAACAGAGGTCATATGAGAAATTCTTCGGGTTGCTTGCTCAG AGATTTTGCCAGCTGAACAAGATCTATATGGAGGAATACATCAGGGCATTTACCGAGCAA TACGAAACCATCCATCGCCTTGAAACAAACAAGCTACGGAATGTTGCGAAGTTTTTTGCCCATCTTCTCTACACGGACGCCATTCCTTGGACG GTACTAGATTGTATTAAGTTAAATGAAGATGACACAACATCATCGAg CCGTGTTTTCATCAAAATTCTCTTCCAAGAACTTGCAGAATTCTTGGGTCTTCCTAAACTCAACGAACGCTTGAAAGATCC ATTCCTCTCAGAGTATTTCGAAGGGATTTTTCCGCGAGATAATCCGCGTAACACGCGTTTTTCCATCAATTTCTTTACGTCTATTGGATTAGGAGGAGTCAC tGATGAACTTCGCGTGCATTTAAAGAACGCCCCTAAAGCTATCATGGCGCAGCAGAGGCCTAGGGCGAGTGATAGCGACTCCGATTCCTCTGATGAAAGTAGCAGTGAAG AGAGCTCAAGCTCCGACGAATCGTCAGATTCTTCCGAAGAATCGTCGGAAGATGATCGGAAGGAAAG GCATAGAAAGAAGCAAGCTCACAAGAAAAGGGATACAAGGAAGCACAAGAAAAAACGATGA
- the LOC136890297 gene encoding uncharacterized protein, whose amino-acid sequence MFVWVHGKALPKQAWWRLHPISTNRRPQPYQIEGRPTEEEERVRENNDVKEFIQTLDEPMVRKLCIRRLRRGVGSMDFMQGLLIMDESDVTPTPSTSTDLACSSNAGTPDPAPSPSNNAIPWCKCGVCQIMPQEIENKCCGFRHCVTTHT is encoded by the exons ATGTTTGTGTGGGTCCACGGCAAAGCCTTGCCGAAACAAG CCTGGTGGAGACTCCATCCAATTTCGACGAACAGAAGGCCCCAGCCTTATCAAATTGAAGGCAGGCCCACTGAGGAGGAAGAAAGGGTGAGGGAAAACAATGATGTAAAG GAGTTCATACAGACACTTGATGAGCCCATGGTGCGAAAGCTCTGCATCAGAAGGCTGCGAAGGGGTGTGGGAAGCATGGACTTTATGCAGGGGCTTTTGATCATGGATGAAAGTGATGTTACCCCCACCCCTAGTACCTCTACTGATCTTGCTTGCAGTTCAAATGCTGGGACACCAGATCCTGCTCCATCTCCTAGCAACAATGCCATACCATGGTGCAAGTGTGGGGTGTGTCAAATAATGCCCcaagagattgaaaataaatGTTGTGGTTTTCGACACTGTGTTACAACACACACTTga